Sequence from the Cucurbita pepo subsp. pepo cultivar mu-cu-16 chromosome LG02, ASM280686v2, whole genome shotgun sequence genome:
GCCGGCAGCGCCTCAGCCGCCAGGCACGGACATGACTGGAATTTGCTTCAGAGACCAACTCTGGCTCAATACTTACCCACTCGATCGGAACCTGGTTTTCGATTACTTCGCCTTGTCCCCTTTCTACGACTGGACTTGTAACAATGAACAGCTCAGAATGCGCTCAATTCACCCCCTCGATCTCTCTCAACTCTCGTATGATTTCTCGTCTcctaattttttgtttttcttttcatagaGTTTCTTATTTTGATAGTTTTCTTCCTCTAATTGGTTGTATGTATCgcaattcttttctttcttctatttGTAGTAGCGAGGGGAAGTGGGATGCATTTTCTATGCAATTCGATAGGATAgttcaacttctttttttttttttttttttttttttttttttttttttttttttNNNNNNNNttttttttttttttttttttttttttttttttttttttttcctcctcgTTCAAGTGAGATTGTCAAAAATTGGAACTGGAATTCTCAAGACATTGTTAATTGAAATCCTGGGctccaattttctttataatgaTGGGGAAATCTTGTGTTGAACAGAAAAATGACAGGGATAGAGTACATGCTGAATGAAGTTATGGAGCCCCACCTTTTTGTTTTCCGAAAGCAGAAGAGGGATGGTCCTGAGAAAGTCACACCAATGCTGACTTATTATATCTTGGATGGTTCTATTTACCAGGCGCCTCAGCTTTGCAATGTCTTTGCTGCCCGAGTTGTGAGATTATCATACTTATCTTTCTCTGTCAATGCCATTTATTTGGTGCaatcttagattttttttttttttttgtttgttgataATTGATGCATATGGTTACGATTTCATAGCTGTATTCAGTAAAGTATCGTAATGGGAAGCATATTTCAACTGGAACCTTAGTTTCTGTTCTAATTAGTGATATTGTAATCCTACTTCATCATCTTAAAtgttgggttttcctttttttttttctcccgtGCTTTGGAATGCAAGTAGAATTTGTACTAAGATGTAAAGCTAGTCTGGATTCTGCTTCTCTCTTGTTCTGTTTTGTTGGAGACTTATGTTTAGTCTTCATTATACCACAGAGCCGGGCACTATATTACATATCGAAGGCCTTTACCACTGCGTCCTCAAAGTTGGAGAAGATTGGATATGGTATCTAACTCTTGATGATATAATTTTT
This genomic interval carries:
- the LOC111788695 gene encoding mediator of RNA polymerase II transcription subunit 6 → MATPPPPGIGNFEGGPPPAAPQPPGTDMTGICFRDQLWLNTYPLDRNLVFDYFALSPFYDWTCNNEQLRMRSIHPLDLSQLSKMTGIEYMLNEVMEPHLFVFRKQKRDGPEKVTPMLTYYILDGSIYQAPQLCNVFAARVSRALYYISKAFTTASSKLEKIGYVDSENESEEVKPAKGTIDFKEVKRVDRILASLQRKLPPAPPPPPFPEGYVPAPASEAEKGPESQQGELQQPAADPIIDQGPAKRMKF